The Serpentinimonas maccroryi genome has a segment encoding these proteins:
- the leuC gene encoding 3-isopropylmalate dehydratase large subunit, which produces MGRTLYDKIWDEHVVHTEADGTALLYIDRHLVHEVTSPQAFEGLRESGRKVWRASSVVATADHNTPTHGWEHGYEGIADPISKEQIVTLNTNIAEFGAAAFFPFMHPRQGIVHVVGPENGATLPGMTVVCGDSHTSTHGAFGALAHGIGTSEVEHVLATQTLLAKKARNLLIRVEGQLPRGCGAKDIVLAIIGRIGTAGGTGYTIEFGGSAIRALSIEGRMTVCNMAIEAGARAGLVAVDDKTIAYLKGRPLAPSGLEWEQAAAYWRTLQSDPDAMFDAVVELDAAQIAPQVTWGTSPEMVLPITGNVPDPDQIKDANQRAATERALHYMGLQPGKALADIHVDKVFIGSCTNSRIEDLRQAAEVVQKLGRKVARNVRQALVVPGSGLVKAQAEREGLHEIFRAAGFEWREPGCSMCLAMNADRLEPGERCASTSNRNFEGRQGAGGRTHLVSPAMAAAAAIHGHFVDIRTLA; this is translated from the coding sequence ATGGGACGCACCCTCTACGACAAAATCTGGGACGAGCACGTCGTCCACACCGAAGCCGACGGCACCGCGTTGCTCTACATCGACCGCCATCTGGTGCACGAAGTCACCAGCCCGCAAGCCTTCGAGGGCTTGCGTGAGTCCGGGCGCAAGGTCTGGCGCGCGAGTTCGGTCGTGGCCACCGCCGACCACAACACCCCCACCCACGGCTGGGAGCACGGCTACGAGGGCATCGCCGACCCGATCAGCAAAGAGCAGATCGTCACCCTCAACACCAACATCGCCGAGTTCGGCGCCGCCGCCTTCTTCCCCTTCATGCACCCGCGCCAAGGCATCGTGCACGTGGTGGGCCCCGAAAACGGCGCCACCCTGCCGGGCATGACCGTGGTCTGCGGCGACTCGCACACCTCGACCCACGGCGCTTTTGGCGCGCTGGCGCACGGCATCGGCACCAGCGAAGTCGAGCACGTGCTGGCCACGCAGACGCTGCTGGCCAAAAAAGCGCGCAACCTGCTCATCCGCGTCGAGGGCCAACTGCCCCGCGGTTGCGGCGCCAAAGACATCGTGCTGGCCATCATCGGCCGCATCGGCACGGCGGGCGGCACCGGCTACACGATCGAGTTTGGCGGCAGCGCCATCCGCGCGCTGTCGATCGAAGGCCGCATGACGGTCTGCAACATGGCGATCGAGGCCGGTGCCCGCGCCGGCTTGGTGGCGGTGGACGACAAAACCATCGCCTACCTCAAAGGGCGCCCACTGGCCCCCAGTGGTTTGGAGTGGGAGCAAGCGGCGGCCTACTGGCGCACCCTGCAGTCCGACCCGGACGCGATGTTCGACGCCGTGGTCGAGCTCGACGCGGCCCAGATCGCGCCCCAAGTGACGTGGGGCACCTCGCCCGAGATGGTGCTGCCGATCACGGGCAATGTGCCCGACCCCGACCAAATCAAAGACGCCAACCAGCGCGCCGCCACCGAGCGCGCGCTGCACTACATGGGCCTGCAACCGGGCAAGGCGCTGGCCGATATCCATGTGGACAAGGTGTTCATCGGTTCGTGCACCAACAGCCGCATCGAAGACTTGCGCCAAGCCGCCGAGGTGGTGCAAAAGCTGGGACGGAAGGTGGCGCGCAACGTGCGTCAGGCGCTGGTGGTGCCGGGCTCGGGCCTGGTTAAGGCGCAGGCCGAACGCGAAGGGCTGCACGAGATTTTTCGCGCTGCCGGCTTTGAGTGGCGCGAACCCGGTTGCAGCATGTGCTTGGCGATGAACGCCGACCGGCTCGAACCCGGCGAGCGCTGCGCCAGCACCAGCAACCGCAACTTTGAAGGCCGCCAAGGCGCCGGTGGGCGCACGCACCTCGTCAGCCCAGCCATGGCGGCGGCGGCGGCCATCCACGGCCACTTCGTCGATATCCGTACCCTCGCCTGA
- a CDS encoding entericidin A/B family lipoprotein produces MKTFLTLLLLSASLALGGCATVAGIGKDVQRGGQIIQDAAR; encoded by the coding sequence ATGAAAACCTTCCTCACCCTGCTGCTGTTGAGCGCCAGTTTGGCCTTGGGCGGCTGCGCCACCGTCGCCGGCATCGGCAAAGACGTGCAACGCGGCGGCCAGATCATCCAGGACGCCGCCCGCTAG
- the leuD gene encoding 3-isopropylmalate dehydratase small subunit, translating into MQAFTVHQGLVAPIDRENVDTDAIIPKQFLKSIRKTGFGPNLFDEWRYLDVGQPGQDPASRRPNPDFVLNQPRYAGASILLARKNFGCGSSREHAPWAIEQYGFRALIAPSFADIFFNNCFKNGLLPIVLPEATVASLFDAVHAFAGYRLTIDLPRQCIVLPQGEEIAFEVNPFRKHCLLNGLDDIGLTLRHADTIRTFEVQRLAAKPWLARTWLG; encoded by the coding sequence ATGCAAGCCTTCACCGTACACCAGGGCTTGGTGGCCCCGATCGACCGCGAAAACGTCGATACCGACGCCATCATCCCCAAGCAGTTCCTCAAATCCATCCGCAAGACCGGCTTTGGCCCGAATCTGTTCGACGAGTGGCGCTACCTCGACGTCGGCCAGCCGGGGCAAGACCCGGCCAGCCGGCGCCCCAACCCCGACTTCGTGCTGAACCAGCCGCGCTACGCCGGGGCGTCGATTTTGCTGGCGCGCAAAAACTTTGGCTGTGGCTCCAGCCGCGAGCACGCGCCCTGGGCGATCGAGCAGTACGGTTTTCGGGCCCTGATCGCGCCCAGCTTTGCCGACATCTTCTTCAACAACTGCTTCAAAAACGGTCTGCTGCCGATCGTGCTGCCCGAAGCCACCGTGGCCAGTTTGTTCGACGCCGTGCACGCCTTTGCCGGCTACCGCCTGACCATCGACCTGCCGCGCCAGTGCATCGTGCTGCCGCAAGGCGAAGAGATCGCCTTCGAGGTCAACCCCTTTCGCAAGCACTGTCTGCTCAACGGCCTAGACGACATCGGCCTGACGCTGCGCCACGCCGACACCATCCGCACCTTCGAGGTCCAGCGCTTGGCGGCCAAACCGTGGTTGGCGCGCACTTGGCTGGGCTGA
- the leuB gene encoding 3-isopropylmalate dehydrogenase: MKIAVLPGDGIGTEIVAQAISVLQALALPFEFEHAAVGGAAYEAHGHPLPEATLKLAQQADAVLFGAVGDWKYDRLERHLRPEQAILGLRKHLGLFANFRPAICYPQLVDASSLKPELVAGLDILIIRELTGDIYFGQPRGRRSAPDGPFAGSEEAFDTMRYSRPEIERIAHVAFKAARQRNKKVTSVDKANVLETFQFWKDVVSAVHADYPDVALEHMYVDNAAMQLVKRPKAFDVIVTGNMFGDILSDEASMLTGSIGMLPSASLNERGQGLYEPSHGSAPDIAGQGVANPLATILSAAMMLRFSLGQPEAAARIEAAVQTVLEQGLRTPDIMAPGCTRVGTAQMGAAVRAALG, from the coding sequence ATGAAAATCGCAGTCCTCCCCGGTGACGGCATCGGCACCGAAATCGTCGCCCAAGCGATCAGCGTGTTGCAGGCTCTGGCTTTGCCGTTCGAGTTCGAGCACGCCGCCGTGGGCGGTGCCGCCTACGAGGCGCACGGCCACCCGCTGCCCGAGGCCACGCTCAAGCTGGCGCAGCAGGCCGACGCGGTGCTGTTCGGCGCCGTGGGCGACTGGAAATACGACCGGCTCGAGCGCCACCTGCGGCCCGAGCAAGCCATTCTGGGGCTGCGCAAGCACCTGGGGCTGTTTGCCAACTTCCGCCCCGCCATCTGCTACCCGCAGCTGGTCGATGCCTCCAGCCTCAAGCCCGAGCTGGTGGCCGGGCTCGACATCCTGATCATCCGCGAGCTCACCGGCGACATCTACTTCGGCCAACCGCGCGGCCGCCGCAGCGCCCCAGACGGCCCCTTTGCCGGCAGCGAAGAAGCCTTCGACACCATGCGCTACAGCCGGCCCGAGATCGAGCGCATTGCCCACGTGGCCTTCAAGGCCGCGCGCCAGCGCAACAAAAAGGTCACCAGCGTGGACAAGGCCAACGTGCTCGAGACCTTCCAGTTCTGGAAAGACGTGGTCAGCGCCGTGCACGCCGACTACCCCGACGTGGCGCTGGAGCACATGTATGTCGATAACGCCGCCATGCAGTTGGTCAAGCGCCCCAAGGCTTTTGACGTGATCGTCACCGGAAATATGTTTGGCGACATTTTGTCCGACGAGGCCTCGATGCTCACCGGCTCGATCGGCATGCTGCCCTCGGCAAGCCTGAACGAGCGTGGCCAAGGCCTGTACGAGCCCAGCCACGGCAGCGCGCCCGACATCGCCGGGCAAGGCGTGGCCAACCCGCTGGCCACGATTTTGAGCGCGGCCATGATGCTGCGCTTCTCGCTCGGCCAGCCCGAGGCGGCGGCGCGCATCGAGGCCGCAGTGCAAACCGTGCTCGAGCAAGGCCTGCGCACGCCCGACATCATGGCCCCCGGCTGCACCCGCGTCGGCACGGCGCAGATGGGCGCGGCGGTGCGGGCGGCGCTGGGCTGA
- a CDS encoding mechanosensitive ion channel family protein, with protein MQMLPQWLYPWVPSIVLGAQITLLIVGAWLLRALFGRLVRSTSTRHGLPPEFTFVALLAGKIVIYGAALLLVLDRLGVSATVLWTAFTGFAAVAAVAFFAAWSVLSNIFCSFLIFVTGIVRLHDHIEVVENGQTAGLRGQVIDINLIYTTVQEHSADGSGSTLKFPNSMFFQRITRTWPGEPPAPVVAPTGAGAASQPPSGGATP; from the coding sequence ATGCAAATGCTGCCGCAGTGGCTGTACCCTTGGGTGCCCAGCATCGTGCTCGGTGCGCAGATCACCCTGCTCATCGTGGGTGCGTGGCTGCTGCGCGCCCTGTTTGGGCGCTTGGTGCGGAGTACCAGCACGCGCCATGGGCTGCCACCCGAGTTTACGTTTGTCGCCTTGCTCGCGGGCAAGATCGTGATCTACGGTGCCGCCCTGTTGCTGGTGCTCGACCGCCTGGGGGTTTCGGCCACCGTGCTCTGGACCGCGTTCACCGGCTTTGCGGCCGTGGCGGCGGTGGCCTTTTTTGCCGCCTGGAGCGTGCTGTCCAACATTTTTTGCAGTTTTTTGATCTTTGTTACCGGCATCGTGCGCTTGCACGACCACATCGAAGTCGTGGAAAACGGCCAAACCGCTGGGCTCAGGGGCCAAGTGATCGACATCAATCTGATCTACACCACGGTGCAGGAACACAGCGCCGACGGCTCGGGCTCGACCCTGAAGTTTCCCAACAGCATGTTTTTTCAACGCATCACGCGCACTTGGCCGGGCGAGCCGCCCGCGCCAGTGGTCGCGCCCACGGGCGCCGGTGCCGCCTCCCAGCCGCCCAGCGGCGGCGCTACGCCCTAA
- a CDS encoding DUF2784 domain-containing protein, with protein MWYQIAAEAVMSVHLLYIVFSVFGAVLALWWRWVPWLQLPCAAWAFFVMIAGAPCPLTDIENHFRLQAGQAGMAPGGFIEHYLLAVIYPAGLTRELQYLLGALVLGFNGVIYAWVWRRWRRRPPGGAIRA; from the coding sequence ATGTGGTACCAAATCGCGGCCGAAGCGGTCATGAGCGTCCACCTGCTCTACATTGTTTTTTCGGTGTTCGGAGCCGTGCTGGCGCTGTGGTGGCGCTGGGTGCCGTGGCTGCAGCTGCCGTGCGCGGCTTGGGCGTTTTTTGTCATGATCGCCGGGGCGCCGTGCCCGCTCACCGACATCGAAAACCATTTCCGGCTCCAGGCCGGCCAGGCCGGCATGGCCCCGGGCGGCTTCATCGAGCACTACTTGCTGGCCGTGATCTACCCCGCTGGCCTGACGCGCGAGCTGCAATACCTGCTCGGGGCGCTGGTGCTGGGGTTCAACGGCGTGATTTATGCGTGGGTCTGGAGGCGCTGGCGCCGCCGTCCCCCGGGGGGTGCAATTAGGGCGTAG
- the asd gene encoding aspartate-semialdehyde dehydrogenase, translating into MSKLVGLVGWRGMVGSVLMDRMTAEGDFAHIDPVFFSTSNAGGAAPAQAQSQRTLQDANDVAALARCDIVLTCQGGDYTKAVYPRLRASGWRGHWIDAASALRMEPETVIVLDPVNEGLIRQRLAAGGRDWIGGNCTNSILLMGLCGLFRADLVEWVSSMTYQAASGGGANHMRELLQGMGVCHAAVAADLANPASAILDIDRKVAQAIRDDVPREYFGAPLAGGLIPWIDAQLDNGQSKEEWKGQAEVNKILGTAQTIPVDGLCVRIGAMRCHSLALTLKLKQDLPLAEIEALIRGGNPWVKWVPNERPASVAELTPAAITGGLQVGVGRVRKLNMGPQYLSAFVIGDQLLWGAAEPLRRMLRILLAA; encoded by the coding sequence ATGAGCAAGTTGGTAGGTCTGGTGGGCTGGCGCGGCATGGTCGGCTCGGTGTTGATGGATCGCATGACGGCCGAGGGCGACTTCGCGCACATCGACCCGGTGTTCTTTTCCACCTCCAACGCCGGCGGCGCCGCCCCGGCGCAGGCCCAAAGCCAGCGCACACTGCAAGACGCCAACGACGTGGCGGCCTTGGCGCGCTGCGACATCGTCCTCACCTGCCAAGGCGGAGACTACACCAAAGCCGTGTACCCGCGTCTGCGCGCCAGCGGCTGGCGCGGGCACTGGATCGACGCCGCCTCGGCGCTGCGCATGGAACCCGAGACCGTGATCGTGCTCGACCCGGTCAACGAGGGCCTGATCCGCCAGCGCTTGGCTGCCGGCGGGCGCGACTGGATCGGCGGCAACTGCACCAACTCGATTTTGCTCATGGGCCTGTGCGGCTTGTTCCGCGCCGATCTGGTGGAGTGGGTCAGCTCGATGACCTACCAAGCGGCCTCGGGCGGCGGCGCCAACCACATGCGCGAACTGCTGCAAGGCATGGGCGTGTGCCACGCCGCCGTGGCCGCCGACTTGGCCAACCCAGCCAGCGCCATCCTGGACATCGACCGCAAAGTGGCGCAGGCCATCCGAGATGATGTGCCGCGCGAATACTTCGGTGCCCCGCTGGCCGGTGGCCTGATCCCGTGGATCGACGCGCAACTCGACAACGGCCAGTCCAAAGAAGAATGGAAAGGCCAGGCCGAGGTCAACAAAATCCTGGGCACGGCCCAGACCATCCCGGTCGATGGCCTGTGCGTGCGCATCGGCGCCATGCGCTGCCACAGCCTGGCCCTCACGCTCAAGCTCAAGCAAGACCTGCCGCTGGCCGAAATCGAGGCCCTGATTCGGGGCGGCAACCCCTGGGTCAAATGGGTTCCCAACGAGCGCCCGGCCAGCGTGGCCGAGCTTACGCCAGCAGCCATCACCGGCGGCTTGCAGGTGGGCGTGGGCCGGGTGCGCAAGCTCAACATGGGGCCGCAGTACCTGTCGGCCTTCGTGATCGGCGACCAACTGCTGTGGGGCGCGGCCGAGCCACTGCGGCGCATGCTGCGCATTCTGCTAGCGGCCTAA
- a CDS encoding FimV/HubP family polar landmark protein, protein MATDKPPAPPHRLRWRSVASAAALVAALAVPASQAWAVALGRVTVQSQLGEPLRAEIDLPQLSAQDAATLQASVAAPERFQALNLSFNPALADLRFQLVTLPDGRSVLRLSSTAAINEPFLDLLVQANWANGQLLRSYTLLFDPPNLRPAPAPAPQPPVAVAPPAPPAPAPAPLVTQVRPAVPLPPAVPAAAAPARPRAQAPAADPTPASITVRRGDTAGRIAQAHLPGGVSLDQMLVALLRANPQAFIGDNVNRLRAGAVLDLPSAEAANATPAPEARRIVQAHSQDFNEFRRRLAALAPAQAAPKATRAAAGAVQAEVTDPRPAAAVQDRLTLERGALPGAAADQLAQARQQQATQQQITEVERNLQELERLRQAAQAPAPAPAAPAAADATPAAAETAAAPTPAAPVLEAPALAAPPVPPAPVAAPPAPAAPPAPAPAEVAAPGLLQTLSTHPLALPAAGGAAALLLLGLLAARIRSRRQQNQAALADRDDPQSESENDALADAPTDAQATSMMYSPSQLDAGGDVDAVAEAEVYLAYGREKQAEDILLESIRLHPDRLPAHLKLLEIYGQRRDLPAFNAAAQTLYQVSGGTGDAWEQAREAGQLLDPDNPFYQLVPSSAPPASALLGSATSEADSPSSVVPDFDLGFAESKSDTLLSEPASHSGPATTSGPASRQAMDAADEELESLLAGTRKPTTPTTDLAFDFDFDTTPKPAPSPAADTPTTAALPSAIAAHEIDFDLDLSDFNTPTPKQPPITPSEPPTSTPEPNLAATLPSSVQDLSLDLDLDLEPSGADPLETKLSLAQEFDAIGDTDGARSLAQEVESEATGALKERARAFLAQLG, encoded by the coding sequence TTGGCCACCGACAAACCACCTGCGCCACCCCATCGGCTGCGCTGGCGCTCGGTGGCGAGCGCGGCGGCCTTGGTGGCGGCCTTGGCGGTGCCGGCCAGCCAAGCTTGGGCCGTGGCGCTGGGAAGGGTGACGGTGCAATCGCAACTGGGTGAGCCGCTGCGCGCCGAAATCGACTTGCCCCAGCTCAGCGCCCAAGACGCCGCCACCTTGCAAGCCAGCGTGGCGGCGCCCGAGCGCTTTCAGGCGCTCAACCTGAGCTTTAACCCGGCCTTGGCCGATTTGCGCTTTCAACTGGTCACGCTGCCCGACGGCCGCAGTGTCTTGCGCCTGAGCAGCACCGCCGCCATCAACGAACCCTTCCTCGATTTGCTGGTGCAAGCCAACTGGGCCAATGGGCAGTTGCTGCGTAGCTACACCCTGTTGTTCGACCCGCCCAATTTGCGCCCGGCTCCGGCTCCGGCGCCACAGCCGCCGGTTGCGGTTGCACCTCCAGCACCTCCCGCGCCAGCGCCCGCGCCCTTGGTGACCCAGGTGCGTCCGGCCGTGCCGCTGCCCCCAGCCGTCCCTGCCGCCGCCGCACCTGCACGACCCCGCGCCCAAGCGCCTGCCGCCGACCCCACCCCCGCGTCGATCACGGTTCGGCGTGGCGATACCGCCGGCCGCATCGCGCAGGCGCACCTGCCCGGCGGGGTGTCGCTCGATCAGATGTTGGTGGCGCTGCTGCGCGCCAACCCACAAGCGTTCATCGGCGACAATGTCAACCGGCTGCGCGCTGGCGCGGTGCTCGACCTGCCCAGCGCCGAAGCGGCCAACGCCACCCCCGCCCCTGAGGCGCGCCGCATCGTACAAGCCCACAGCCAAGATTTCAACGAGTTTCGGCGTCGCTTGGCCGCATTGGCCCCGGCTCAAGCAGCACCCAAAGCCACCCGCGCCGCTGCCGGTGCGGTGCAAGCCGAAGTCACCGATCCACGACCCGCCGCCGCCGTGCAAGACCGCCTGACGCTCGAGCGCGGCGCCTTGCCCGGAGCCGCTGCCGACCAGTTGGCCCAAGCGCGGCAACAGCAGGCCACGCAGCAGCAAATCACCGAAGTCGAGCGCAACCTGCAAGAGCTCGAGCGTCTGCGCCAAGCTGCGCAGGCCCCTGCCCCGGCCCCTGCAGCGCCGGCCGCTGCCGACGCCACACCAGCTGCGGCCGAAACCGCGGCGGCACCCACACCCGCCGCACCAGTCCTCGAGGCCCCGGCATTGGCTGCACCGCCTGTTCCTCCAGCCCCGGTTGCCGCACCCCCAGCCCCTGCTGCCCCACCAGCGCCTGCGCCGGCCGAAGTGGCTGCGCCCGGTTTGCTTCAGACCCTCAGCACCCACCCCTTGGCGCTGCCCGCAGCGGGTGGTGCCGCAGCCTTGCTGCTGCTGGGGCTGCTGGCCGCGCGCATCCGCAGCCGCCGACAGCAAAATCAAGCCGCTTTGGCTGACCGGGACGATCCGCAATCGGAATCCGAGAACGATGCGCTGGCCGATGCGCCGACCGATGCGCAAGCGACCTCGATGATGTATTCGCCCAGTCAGCTCGATGCGGGCGGCGACGTCGATGCCGTGGCCGAGGCCGAGGTGTACCTGGCTTATGGCCGCGAAAAGCAGGCCGAAGACATTTTGCTCGAATCCATCCGTCTGCATCCGGATAGACTGCCTGCACACCTCAAGCTGCTCGAAATTTACGGTCAACGGCGCGACTTGCCCGCTTTCAACGCCGCAGCCCAAACCTTATACCAAGTGAGCGGGGGCACGGGCGACGCCTGGGAGCAGGCGCGCGAGGCCGGCCAGCTGCTCGACCCCGACAACCCCTTCTACCAACTGGTTCCCAGCAGCGCCCCTCCAGCCAGCGCCCTTCTAGGCAGCGCCACGTCAGAGGCAGACAGCCCGTCATCGGTGGTGCCAGATTTTGATTTGGGATTTGCCGAATCCAAATCCGACACTCTTCTCTCTGAACCCGCATCCCACTCCGGCCCTGCAACAACTTCTGGCCCCGCCTCGCGGCAAGCCATGGATGCGGCCGATGAGGAGCTCGAGTCCCTGCTCGCAGGCACCCGAAAACCCACCACCCCCACAACCGACTTGGCTTTCGATTTCGACTTCGACACCACACCGAAGCCCGCACCGTCGCCTGCGGCAGATACGCCAACCACTGCAGCTTTGCCGAGCGCCATTGCTGCACATGAAATCGACTTCGATCTCGACCTTAGCGACTTCAATACCCCTACACCCAAACAGCCCCCCATCACCCCGAGCGAACCGCCCACCTCAACCCCCGAACCCAACTTGGCTGCCACCTTGCCCAGCAGCGTGCAAGATCTGTCGCTGGACCTCGATCTCGACCTCGAACCCTCAGGGGCCGACCCGCTCGAGACCAAGCTGTCGCTGGCGCAAGAGTTCGACGCCATCGGCGATACCGACGGCGCGCGCTCGCTGGCGCAAGAAGTCGAGTCCGAGGCCACCGGGGCGCTCAAAGAGCGGGCTCGGGCCTTTTTGGCGCAGTTGGGCTAA